Genomic segment of Granulicella aggregans:
GATGCCAGGGGTCTCGGGGTCGCCGGGATAGATGGGAAGAAACTGGGTCGACCCGCGCTGGACGCCGGACTCCGGGCGGTAGGGGCCCTTGGGGTACATGTCGCCCTTCACGTAGCCGTCGTCCGCGGGGTCGGAGTAGATGAGGACGCCCTTGGTGCCGTACTGCTGAGCGATGTAGACCTTCACGCCACGGAAGTTGCCGCCGTAGCGGACGAGGACGATCTTGTCCTTGACGCTGACGCCAAGGGAGGCGAGCTTCTTGAAGTCGGCGAGGGTGCCAAAGTTGGCATAGACGACCTCGCCGGTGATGTCGCCGGAGGGGCTGGAGCCGTTGAAGGCGGGGGTGACGCGGGGATCGTCCTGGAAGGGATCGCCACCGTCCTTGGTGGGGTCTACATGTTCGGGCGATGGGCCGGACATGAGGATCTTGCCGGAGGCGTCGTGGGCGTCGATGGCGATGCTGATGGGCTTGTTCATCAGGACGCTGTAGGGGACGATCTTCGTCGAGAGGCCGGCGGTCTTGAACTTTTCGGCGACGTACTGCGCGGTCTTGTAGTCCTCGGGCGAGCTTGCCCAGTGGGGCTCGGCGGTGAGGATCTTGAGGTGCTGGCCGGCGAGTGCGGCGTCAGGGACGGCGAGGAAGGCGGCATCCCACTTCGCCTGCTGGGTGAAGTCGCGATAGCCGAAGACCTGCTGCGGTTGCTGGGATAGGAGCGCGGAGGCGGCAAAGGGGAGCAGGCAGGCAAATCGAGTCAGGTTCAAGTTTGGCCTTGTAATAGCGGTGAGATTCGAAGTGATTGAATTCTACAGGGAGATTCCGGGCTGAAAGGTTCGAGCAGTGTGGTGAGGGGATGGCGGTGCAGGTCCTTCGACTTCGAGGCGTGCGATGAAGCTGCACACGTCTCCGCTCAGAATGACGGTTTGATCGATGAGGATGGGGGAAGAAGGCGGTCGAGCTTCGCTCGATGTCCCACCCATGACGATGAAACCGTCATGGATGGGGCACCCGGGATGACTATGCGGCGAGGACGGAGGTGCAGAACTTGCAGCGCTTGGCGGCAACGGGGATGTCGGAAAGGCACTCGGGGCAGGCTTTGGTGGCGGGTGGCGCATCAGGCACTGGGCCCTTCACTTTGGTGAGCAAATAGCCGAGCGGCACGACGATGAAGAAGTAGACGACCGAGGCCTTCAGGACGAAGTCGATGATGGCGTTGAGGAAGTCGCCGTAGAGGATCTTGCCGCCATGGACGAAGACGAAGAGGTCGCCGAAGCTGGGCTTGCCGACGATGGCGGCGATGAAGGGGGTGATGATGTCGGTCGTGAGCGCGGTGACGACGGAGCCAAAGGCTGCACCGATGATGACGGCGACGGCGAGGTCGACTACGTTGCCGCGAAGGATGAAGTCACGAAAACCTTTGAGCACTGGCGAATCTCCCGGTGGTGAGGTTGATGCACTCTATGATGCGGCTGAGTATAGCAGCGTGGTGCAACGGGCCCGCGGATTTGGCGGGGATGTAGACGTTCGCCAGCGTGGTCTTAGTGGGTGCCGGTCATCCAGAGAGCGTAGGGGTAAAGCAGGAAGACGAGGATGAGCGTCACCGCCATCAGGTCCATGTAGATGCAAAGGAGCACGCCGGCGTGATAGAAGCTCCAGCGGCGGCGGATGCAGCGGACCGTGTCTGCGGTGCCGGCGACGGCGAGGAGCGCAGGGATGACGAGGTAGAGGGTGGCTCGATTGTGCGGGAAGCCGGAGAGTGGGAAGGCGGCTAGAAGGCTGGCGATCACAAGGATGTTTCCGCGGACAAGGGACTTGTGGCGCGGATTGAAGATCTCGGGCAGCACTCGTTGATTATCCGCCCGGCGTGGATGCCTTAGGTTGGATTGCTGCGGTGAGTTGCGGAGGATGAACTTTGGGGATGGCAGATTTGACCCTCTCACCGTCGGAGGTAAGAGGGTCACAAGGCTAGACTTCGACGAGCGCGGGTTGCGTGACTTCGGCGAGGGCTTCGATGGACTGATTGTAGGGGGCGGTGAGGACCCCGCGCTCGGTGATGATGGCGGTGACGTATTTGGCTGGGGTGACGTCGAAGGCGGGGTTTTCGATGCCGACGCCGTCGGGGGTCATCTGCTTACCGTTGGAGTGGGTGACTTCGAGGGCCGAGCGCTGTTCGATCGGGATGAGGCCGCCGTGGGCGGTTTCGATGTCGATCGTGGACCAGGGAGCGGCGACGTAGAAGGGAATGCCGTGCTCTTTAGCCAGAATTGCGACGCCGTAGGTGCCGATCTTGTTGGCGACGTCGCCGTTTGCGGCGATTCGGTCTGCACCGACGATGACGGCCTGGATCTTGCCCTGATACATGAGCGAGGCGGCCATGTTGTCGCAGAGGACGGTGGTCGGGATGCCGTCTTTCATGAGCTCCCACGCGGTGAGGCGCGCGCCTTGCAGGAAGGGACGGGTCTCGTCGGCGAAGACGTCGATCTTGTGGCCGCGCTCGATGGCGGCACGGATGACGCCGAGAGCGGACCCGTATCCGCAGGTGGCTAGAGCGCCGGCGTTGCAGTGGGTGAGGACTGTGCCTTGCTTCGGCAGCAAAGAGGCGCCGTTTGCGCCCATCTGCTTGCATGCGGCGATATCTTCGTCGTACATCTGGCGGGCGCGGTCTACTACAGCCGACTTGATCTCTGGGATGGGGGTGTTTTTGGCGGCGAGATCGTTGTAGAGATTGCGGATCTCGGCGATGCCCCAGAAGAGATTGACGGCGGTGGGCCGGGTGGCGGCGAGGTGGGCGTCGATCTCGGCGACCTCTTTGGTCAGCTCGTCGAGCGAGGTGGCTGTGCTGCGCTCGATGCCGATGGCCATGCCCATGGCGGCGGAGACGCCGATGGCAGGAGCGCCGCGGACAATCATGTCGCGGATGACGGTGGCGACCTGCTTGTAGTCGGTTGCGAGGACGTAAGTCTCTTCAAGCGGGAGCTTGGTCTGGTCGAGGAAGTTGACGCCGGTGGGAAGCCATTCAAGGGTGGGAATCATGTGTCTTTAGTTTATCGCGAAGGGATGGATGCTTGGGGTTAGGATGATGACGTGGGATCGATTCGTGTCGACGGCGTCCGATTCGCGGCCTTTCCCAATGACCAAGCTCCGCCTCATGTGCATGGCGAGTATCGCAGTGGGACGATCATCATCGATATCTTTCGGGACAGAACAGTAGGGCTGTCGGGGCGAAAGAGGGCCATCGTCCCTTCGAATATGAAGGCTGCCGATGTCAAGAAGGTATTGCTTGCGGCAGAACGGCATGTGGATGAGCTATGGAACCTCTGGGAGGAAGCGCGTGGGAGACAGACTAAGAACGACAGACGCAGAGATCGCAGCCGCTCTCGAGCGCGCGGCAAATGAACCCGACGCTCCGACCGCGGTCGAAGTGCGATATCTTCCATCGCCGGACCTGCTCTTGATGGTGATGAAGAGTGGACAGCGCGTGGCGATTCCGCGTGAAGAGATACAGGTTCTGGCTAGTGCGCCGCGCAAGCAGGTTGCGGAGGTGGAGATCGAGAACTTTGGGACCGCGCTGCATTGGCCGCAGCTTGATCTTGATCTGTCCGTTGAGGGGTTGCTCAAGGGTGTGACTGGGAATCGGCGATGGATGCAAGAGTTGAAGCTGCAGCGAAGACGGAGAGCGCAGATGCGTACTCCATCCGCCCCCGCTGCTCGCGAATCCTCCGTACTGGCTGGCTGACTCAGCGCAGGGCGATGTGGGCCTTGCGGACGTCTTGCGCGGTGAAGGCGGCGAGGAAGGGTGCTCCCTGGGCGGCGGCTTCGATTTTGGCTCGGCCGCCTTGTTCGCGGTCGACCAGGCAGAGGATGCCGGCGACGATCATGCCGGCTTCGCGGGCAGCTTCGATGGCGGTGATGGTGGAGCCGCCGGTGGTGCAGACGTCGTCGACGATGACGACGTGGGCGCCGGGTTTGAGGAAGCCTTCTATTTTGCGGCCCGTGCCGTGGGCCTTTTCGGATTTGCGAACGAGGAAGCCGTGGATGAGGGTGGGTTCGGGGCCGGGGTCTTCTTCGGAGGGGAAGTCGGGGTCGTCGGCCATGGCGAGGGAGAGTTCGAGGATCTCGCGGTGGTCGGCGAGGGCCCAGGCGCTGGCGCTGGCGATGTTGGAGACGAGAGGGTCGGCACCCATGGTGAGGCCGCCTACTGCTTCGATGGCGTCGGCGTTGGGGATTTGCTCGCGGATCATCTCGTAGAGCACGAGGCCGGAGAGGCGGCCGCCTTCGGCGTGGAGGGTGGTGACGCGGCAGTCGATGTAGTAGTCGCTCTTGGCTCCGCTGGCGAGGGTGAAGTCGCCGAGCTTGAAGGAGTGTGTGGCGATGAGGTCGAGCAGGGCGGAGCGGGTGTCGGTGGGCATGGCTTCGCTCATTTTAGCCGGACGGGCGAAATAAAAATCGCGGGGGGGGGGTATATCTCAGTCCTACTTCAGGGGACAAGTTCCTGATTCATAAGGGCTTCGGTGGATCAATTTTGGAGAGGCCGTTTTGTAAGTTCCTGTAAAGAAAAGGCTTGCGCGGGGTGATCCATCGGAAACAGGGAGGGCTTGCTTTGTATCGGGGCGCGTTAGCTACATTTACCGTCTCTTCGAGTTTTTACTTCTGTTACAAGGATAGCAGGTTGAATTCATCCTTTGGGCAGATTTTTTGCTTCCACAAGTGGCTGATTCCATGAAGGTTATCTTGCTTTTCGAAGGTTCAGGGGCTTGACAAGAATCGAAGTTGGCTCGCGATGGACGGTGGAGTTGGAGGCGGATATCCGCGAAGCTGCGCTTGGGGCCGGGTTTCATCTCTGTGGAGTTGCGGGGGCGGATGGGACAGAGATTGAAGCGGAGCGGTTTGCCGCCTGGGTGGAGGCGGGACGAGCCGGGGAGATGGAGTATCTGAAGCGGCGGGACGAGGCGGGCACCCTGATCCGAGAGGGAGTGCGGGTGGCGATTCCGTGGGCGCGGTCGGTGGTGGTATGTGCGCTGAATTATGCGTCGGAGGAGGTGTTTTCGGTGGAGGACGCGCCGGAGGGGGCGGGGTGGATCGGGAGGTATGCGTGGTCGGGACGGCAGCCAGAACAGGGTGTAGGGGGTAGGGTTCAGGGTGTGGATGAGGCTCCTGAGTTGACGGCTACGGATTATCACTCGGAGATGCTGACGGGGCTAAGGGTGGTGGAATCGGCGATTCGGGGGCGAATCGAGTGCGAGACGCGGTGCTATGTGGACACGGGGCCGCTCGTGGAGCGGGGTTTGGCGGCGCGGGCGGGTGTGGGGTGGGTGGGAAAGAATACGTGTGTCATCAACCAGGGGGTGGGGTCGTGGCTGCTGCTTGGGGTGGTGGTGACTTCGCTGGAGATGCCGGCGGAGGGTAGGCTCGCGGTTGCGGCGGCGGACCGATGTGGGAGCTGTACCCGGTGTATTGAGGCTTGTCCTACGGACGCGTTGGTCGCTCCGCGTGAGATGGACGCTTCGCGGTGTATCGCCTATCTGACCATTGAGAAAAAGGGCGTGATTGCGGAGGAGCTGCGGGAAGGGATGGGAAGACAGGTATTTGGGTGCGATATCTGCCAGGATGTTTGTCCGTGGAATGCGAAAGCGAGGAACGGGGGCGGGGTGGTTGCCGTAACTCCGGGGATGGAGGTGCGGCGGGAGCTGGTTAATCCTTCATTGTCGTGGCTCGGCGGGATGGACAACAAGGAGTTCAAGCGGTGGTTCAAGGGGTCGCCACTGGAGCGGACGGGACGGAAGCGGCTGCAGCGGAACGTGGCGATCGCGATGGGAAACAGTGGGTTAGAGGAGTTTAGACCGAAGCTCGTTGAATGGGCGGATGGGGAGGATGAGGCGCTGGCCGAAGCGGCGCTTTGGGCGTTGCAGCAGGGTGTAGGAGGTAGCGTGTAGGGTGTAGGACAGGATAGGGAGAAGTGAAAAGGAAGAAGGGCCAGCAGTTTGGGGTGAAGGGTTCGGGTGGTTTGGGTGTGGTACGGGTTCGTTGGGGCCCTTCCCTTCGCTTGCTCAGGGTTGGGCTGACGGCAGGAACAAGAACAACGGCAGAAGCAAACGCAGAGATTCCCTCCGGGAATGACGAAGCAAATGACGAAGCAGCGGGAATGATCTAAAGAGATGCCATCGATTTTGCCTATGAAGACGGAAGATCCGGAGGACCGGCGGCGCGGGGCGGAGGTTATCATGCCTGAGGGGGTGCGTCTCGATCCGGGTGATGCGCTGAAGGGAGAGAAGGAGCCAGAGCCGATGGAGACGCTGCGGCCGAAGGTGCCGAGCGGCGGCTGGCGGCAGGTAGTCGAGCTGGCGCGGTATATGGCTCGGACGGAGGTCCATACCTATGCGTTCAGCGTGGCGGCGAATGTAATTCTGTCGCTGTTTCCGTTCATCGTGCTGCTGCTGACGATCACGCGACAGATCTTCCATTCGCAGGCGATGGAGGGCGTGGTGGGGGACATGATGCGAAGCTTCCTGCCTGTGGGGCAGGACTTTATCATTCGCAATATGCAGATACTGGCCCATCCCAAGAAGGGAACGCAGTTGTTCTCGCTGGTGATGTTGCTGGTGACCTCGACGGGTGTGTTTTTGCCGCTGGAGGTGGCGCTGAATAACGTTTGGGGAGTGACGAAAAACCGGAACTATCTGCACAACCAGGCGGTTTCGCTGGGGCTGGCGTTTGCGGTGGGGGCGCTTTCGATGATCTCGGTGGCATTGTCGGCGGGACAGCAGTCGGTGGTGGGGTGGATGTTCTTCGGGCATACGGACAATGTGGTGTTCCGGTTTGTGGCGGGCTCGTTTCTGCATGTGGTGGGCGGGCTGGTAAGCATCCTGCTGTTCTTCCTGATCTATTGGGTGCTTCCGAACCGGCAGGTGCCGGCGCGGGCGGTGATACCGACGGCGATCGTGGTGGGACTGATGTGGGAGGTGGCGAAGTTTCTGTATATCCTGGCGCTGCCGTGGCTGGACTTTCAGTCGGTGTATGGGCCGTTTTACATCTCGGTGGGATTGATGATGTGGGCGTTTCTGTCGGGGCTGATGCTGCTGGCGGGAGCGCACTTTTCGGCGACTCGATATACTCTGGCGCTGGCACGTGAAGCCGAGCGGGAGGGTTAGGCGGGGATGGCGATGGAACCGCTGCAGCGGTTGATAGATAGGATCAAACGGCCTCCCAAGGGACTAGAGGGCGCTGCGTTCTGGATGGCAGTGCAGTTCTTTCTGCTGGGGCTCTTCCGGCTGGGCAACAGCGAGTGGAACGGGCTGTTCGCGGTGCTGCAGGTGCTTACGGCGATCACATTCTTTGGCGTGGGGATTCCGCTGGCGCTGCGGTTTATCCGGGCGCGGCTGCTATGGAGTCTGCGCCGGCGGCTGGTGCTGACCTACCTGCTGTTTGGGCTGACGCCGGTGGTGCTCGGCGTGACGCTGGTGGGCGTGTTCGCGTACTTTGCCGCAGGACAGTTCGCGATTCACCTGGTGGATACGCGTCTGCTGGGGGTACACGACCGGCTGGCGGGCCAGAATGGCAACCGTTTTGGGCGGATGCTGCAGGCGGCGGGATTGCAGCCGGGAGGAGTTAAGGGGCAAGACCTGGTGGCGTCGCTGCCGGATGACAATACGGGAAGCTCGCTGGATGAGGTGCGGACGACGCTGCTGCATCGGCAGAGCAGGCTCTTTCTGGATGGAGTGCCGGTGGGGTTCAGTCAGAATTCGGCGGATGCGAGTTCTGTGCGGACGCCGCTGGGGCTGCCGCCCTGGGCGGCGACGCTGCCGGACGGCCGGTTCGCGGGGCTCGTGCTGGATGGGAACGATCTTTATCTGGTAGCGATCAACCAGGAGAAGATGGCGGACAATCGCATTTTGAGCCTGCTGACCAGCGTGGAGGTGGACGAACGCCTGATGGATCTGGTGGCCGAGGGCTTAGGCAGAGCCGAGCTGTTTGAGGAATTGACGAGCTCGAAGAACCGGAAACGACCACCCTCGGTCTCTGGCGGAACGTCGCCTTCGCCGGTGAATATCGCAGATCTTCAGGTCCGATTCTTATCGACCATGGCGGTAACAAACTGGGACACAGGGGAACTGGATAGCATTCCCATGTGGGTGGATTCGCGACCATCTCTGCTGTATCGGCAGTTGTTCGGAGGGTCGCTTTCGGGGGCGATCACAAGCGCCTATCGGATCGCATTAGGAGTGCTGATCGTGGTGTTCGGGCTGCTCGAGATGCTGGCGCTGTACCTTGCGGTGAGGTTGGGGCGGACGATTACGGGGTCGGTGGCGAATTTGTACGAGGCGACGCAGGCGATTGACCGCGGGGACTTTAGCCATCGGATCACGGTGAAGGGTGTCGACCAATTGTCGGAGCTGGGGCGGTCGTTCAATGCGATGACGGGATCGCTGCAGCGGCTGCTGGTAGAGCAGAAGGAGAAGGAAAGGCTGCAGAATGAGTTGTCGATTGCGCAGGAGGTGCAGGCGAATCTGTTTCCTCATGCGGACTGCGATCTGGCGAATCTGCAGTTGCACGGTGTGTGCCGCCCGGCGCGGTCGGTGAGCGGAGACTACTACGACTTCATCCTGTTCCACAGCGAGGCGAACCTGACGGGCAAGCTGCGGACGGAGACGGGCGTGGGCATCGCGCTGGGGGACATCAGCGGGAAGGGGATTTCGGCGGCGCTGCTGATGGCGACGTTGCATTCGGCGGTGCGGGCATACCGGTTCGCGAGCGAAGAGGTGCTGTACGCGAAAGACGCGGTGTCGGGGCTGACGGTGAGCCGCGAGGAGGTGGGCGAGGATGCTGGGGAGCTGTTTCAGTCGCCCGGTAGGATCATGTCGCTGCTGAACCGGCATCTTTATCGGAGCACGCAGCCGGAGAAGTACGCGACGCTGTTCCTGGCTCACTACGACGCGAAGAGTTCCTGGATGACCTATTCGAATGCGGGGCAGTTGCCTCCGCTGGTGTTGAGCCGGGATGGGAGCATCCGAAGGCTGGACAAGGGTGGGACCGTCGTTGGGCTGATGGATGGGATGAGCTACGAGGAGGATGGCTTCCAGATGCAGACCGGGGACATCATGGTGGCTTATTCGGATGGCGTGACGGAGCCGGAGAACGATTTTGGCGACTTCGGCGAGGACCGGCTGATGGAGGTGGTGGCGCGGTACCGGGATGAGCCGCTGCATGTGATCTCGGCGCAGGTGATGCTGGCGCTGGATGCCTGGATTGGGGCAGATGAGCAGCCGGATGACATTACGCTGGTGCTGGCGCGGCAGGTGTAGAGCGTATGTATATTCCGAAGGCAAATCTGGAGACGCGGCTGCCGGTGCTTGTGGCAATGATGC
This window contains:
- the mscL gene encoding large conductance mechanosensitive channel protein MscL, giving the protein MLKGFRDFILRGNVVDLAVAVIIGAAFGSVVTALTTDIITPFIAAIVGKPSFGDLFVFVHGGKILYGDFLNAIIDFVLKASVVYFFIVVPLGYLLTKVKGPVPDAPPATKACPECLSDIPVAAKRCKFCTSVLAA
- a CDS encoding permease, with translation MLPEIFNPRHKSLVRGNILVIASLLAAFPLSGFPHNRATLYLVIPALLAVAGTADTVRCIRRRWSFYHAGVLLCIYMDLMAVTLILVFLLYPYALWMTGTH
- the mtnA gene encoding S-methyl-5-thioribose-1-phosphate isomerase, encoding MIPTLEWLPTGVNFLDQTKLPLEETYVLATDYKQVATVIRDMIVRGAPAIGVSAAMGMAIGIERSTATSLDELTKEVAEIDAHLAATRPTAVNLFWGIAEIRNLYNDLAAKNTPIPEIKSAVVDRARQMYDEDIAACKQMGANGASLLPKQGTVLTHCNAGALATCGYGSALGVIRAAIERGHKIDVFADETRPFLQGARLTAWELMKDGIPTTVLCDNMAASLMYQGKIQAVIVGADRIAANGDVANKIGTYGVAILAKEHGIPFYVAAPWSTIDIETAHGGLIPIEQRSALEVTHSNGKQMTPDGVGIENPAFDVTPAKYVTAIITERGVLTAPYNQSIEALAEVTQPALVEV
- a CDS encoding DUF4160 domain-containing protein, which translates into the protein MGSIRVDGVRFAAFPNDQAPPHVHGEYRSGTIIIDIFRDRTVGLSGRKRAIVPSNMKAADVKKVLLAAERHVDELWNLWEEARGRQTKNDRRRDRSRSRARGK
- a CDS encoding DUF2442 domain-containing protein, encoding MGDRLRTTDAEIAAALERAANEPDAPTAVEVRYLPSPDLLLMVMKSGQRVAIPREEIQVLASAPRKQVAEVEIENFGTALHWPQLDLDLSVEGLLKGVTGNRRWMQELKLQRRRRAQMRTPSAPAARESSVLAG
- a CDS encoding orotate phosphoribosyltransferase, which encodes MPTDTRSALLDLIATHSFKLGDFTLASGAKSDYYIDCRVTTLHAEGGRLSGLVLYEMIREQIPNADAIEAVGGLTMGADPLVSNIASASAWALADHREILELSLAMADDPDFPSEEDPGPEPTLIHGFLVRKSEKAHGTGRKIEGFLKPGAHVVIVDDVCTTGGSTITAIEAAREAGMIVAGILCLVDREQGGRAKIEAAAQGAPFLAAFTAQDVRKAHIALR
- the queG gene encoding tRNA epoxyqueuosine(34) reductase QueG, whose amino-acid sequence is MTRIEVGSRWTVELEADIREAALGAGFHLCGVAGADGTEIEAERFAAWVEAGRAGEMEYLKRRDEAGTLIREGVRVAIPWARSVVVCALNYASEEVFSVEDAPEGAGWIGRYAWSGRQPEQGVGGRVQGVDEAPELTATDYHSEMLTGLRVVESAIRGRIECETRCYVDTGPLVERGLAARAGVGWVGKNTCVINQGVGSWLLLGVVVTSLEMPAEGRLAVAAADRCGSCTRCIEACPTDALVAPREMDASRCIAYLTIEKKGVIAEELREGMGRQVFGCDICQDVCPWNAKARNGGGVVAVTPGMEVRRELVNPSLSWLGGMDNKEFKRWFKGSPLERTGRKRLQRNVAIAMGNSGLEEFRPKLVEWADGEDEALAEAALWALQQGVGGSV
- a CDS encoding YihY/virulence factor BrkB family protein codes for the protein MPEGVRLDPGDALKGEKEPEPMETLRPKVPSGGWRQVVELARYMARTEVHTYAFSVAANVILSLFPFIVLLLTITRQIFHSQAMEGVVGDMMRSFLPVGQDFIIRNMQILAHPKKGTQLFSLVMLLVTSTGVFLPLEVALNNVWGVTKNRNYLHNQAVSLGLAFAVGALSMISVALSAGQQSVVGWMFFGHTDNVVFRFVAGSFLHVVGGLVSILLFFLIYWVLPNRQVPARAVIPTAIVVGLMWEVAKFLYILALPWLDFQSVYGPFYISVGLMMWAFLSGLMLLAGAHFSATRYTLALAREAEREG
- a CDS encoding PP2C family protein-serine/threonine phosphatase; the protein is MAVQFFLLGLFRLGNSEWNGLFAVLQVLTAITFFGVGIPLALRFIRARLLWSLRRRLVLTYLLFGLTPVVLGVTLVGVFAYFAAGQFAIHLVDTRLLGVHDRLAGQNGNRFGRMLQAAGLQPGGVKGQDLVASLPDDNTGSSLDEVRTTLLHRQSRLFLDGVPVGFSQNSADASSVRTPLGLPPWAATLPDGRFAGLVLDGNDLYLVAINQEKMADNRILSLLTSVEVDERLMDLVAEGLGRAELFEELTSSKNRKRPPSVSGGTSPSPVNIADLQVRFLSTMAVTNWDTGELDSIPMWVDSRPSLLYRQLFGGSLSGAITSAYRIALGVLIVVFGLLEMLALYLAVRLGRTITGSVANLYEATQAIDRGDFSHRITVKGVDQLSELGRSFNAMTGSLQRLLVEQKEKERLQNELSIAQEVQANLFPHADCDLANLQLHGVCRPARSVSGDYYDFILFHSEANLTGKLRTETGVGIALGDISGKGISAALLMATLHSAVRAYRFASEEVLYAKDAVSGLTVSREEVGEDAGELFQSPGRIMSLLNRHLYRSTQPEKYATLFLAHYDAKSSWMTYSNAGQLPPLVLSRDGSIRRLDKGGTVVGLMDGMSYEEDGFQMQTGDIMVAYSDGVTEPENDFGDFGEDRLMEVVARYRDEPLHVISAQVMLALDAWIGADEQPDDITLVLARQV